The region GGACATCCCGGAGTTTCCCTTCCCCGAGGACGAACTCCTCAGCAAGAAGACGGTGATTGCTACCTGGCCGTGCGATGCCTGGGTGTTCTACTGCAATACCGCAGATATTCAACACATCAAATCACTTCACGGCATCAGTTTCGATCGCGAGCCTCAGCCCGACGACATCGAATGGACCGATGTCAACTTCCTCTATGACTTCAAGGGGAAGTTTCGGGATGGATCCGCCATCGAGTTCAGGGTCGGCATCTGGGGGACGACGTACTTCTTTCAGGACAGCTACCTCAACGGCCGCTGGTACGGGTGCATGTTCGCCGGCCGGCCGATCGGGCCGAACATGAGCGAGCACGTGATGGCCGTATTCACACGTGCATCGGACGGCACGCCCGAGGAAAATGAGAAGTTCCTGGAGACTATTTACCAGATGGAATCAGCGATTGCACTGGACGACGACCCGGTGCTGAAGACCATCCGGTTCCGCTCCGGCCTGCTCACCAAGAGCGACCGACCGCTCGCCCGATATTTCAAGCTCCTTCGTTCCTATCCCCGTGCGAACCCTGCGCGTGACCACATCACCTGACCGGAGCAAGGTGAGCGCGCCGAAGGCAGCGGGCCTGCACGGAAATGCACGCGCACTCAGGGCGATTGATCGGGAGACGTCGGCCAGACGGGTTTGGACCCGGGGTGTGACAGGCCAGTGAGGGAGGCCGCGGATGCCTACCGTTTCTCGTATTGATGCGGTAGGCATCCATTGCACGAAGCAGTGCGTGATCTCGCGACATCACGTCGGATTTTCTGGTAGAAGGGACTTCGCGCATCGGCCTTGGGCTGCGATCCGAGCGATCCAGATTGGGTAAGCCTTCCGACACAGCTGGCGTTGGCGTAGATTCCGTCAACGCTATGACCTAGCACGCCTAGCGGCGCGCCCCGTCGCCTGAGAACCGGCCACGTGAAGATCGGAACTTCAGTTGAGATCTGACGTTTGGCTCCCAGTTGCCTCTGGCCGACCCGCTCTCTTGGCGATCTCAGCTTCGATAATGGTTCGCGTCTGGGCTGCGAACTCTGGATCCAGATGCGGCTCGAACAACAGGTGCCCATGTAGTGCACCCTCAGCTATGTCGGCGCCCTGCACCGCCTTGGAGCCGCGCGTGAGCCTGATGAAGGCCGGCCAGTTCCAGTACAGGATGTACCATGCGTTCGCCAACTGCTTCAGATCGTCGTGTCGCTCAGGTGGCCGCATTACACCCGCTTGCATGAGCGTTTCAAGCATGTTCAGGACGGCATCGATAATCCATAGCGCTAGGTCATGAACTCGGCGGCGGAGCCGGGGATCTCGGCTCGTAAGGTCCGTCAAGTTGGAAAACAGATACCGATTCTCCCAGACGGCGTTGATGCCGACGATGAAAGGTCTCGCCCACTCCTCTGGCGTGACGGGTTCGCGAAGTGGGCCGAGCGAAATCGGCGCCACCTCCTCCAGTCGGGAAAATAACGCGAGGACGATATCCTCCCGGCTCCCGAAGTAGTAATAGAGGTTACCCGGACTGATTCCCATTCGCTCGCAGATATGGTTCGTCGTCACCGATGCCACGCCTTGTTCGTTAAACATCGTGAGGCTGACAGTCAGGATCTCCGCCCGCCGTGTCCCACGAGTTCCGTGCCTTCGGATGCGATGAGCTGGATCACTGGGACGGTGCGGGCCCGTTGACATGACCGCATCGTA is a window of Pseudonocardia sp. T1-2H DNA encoding:
- a CDS encoding Rieske (2Fe-2S) protein; this encodes MTVLPDSEKKSARLPVDGEQDYAQSWYPICASDELAPGAIKGVDLMGGRVIAFRPASGGPAQVLSAYCPHLGADLSVGDVVGDTVRCVFHHWQYDTSGKCVATGCGDPVHPRARLFRFPTVEKFGFVWAFNGEEPLWDIPEFPFPEDELLSKKTVIATWPCDAWVFYCNTADIQHIKSLHGISFDREPQPDDIEWTDVNFLYDFKGKFRDGSAIEFRVGIWGTTYFFQDSYLNGRWYGCMFAGRPIGPNMSEHVMAVFTRASDGTPEENEKFLETIYQMESAIALDDDPVLKTIRFRSGLLTKSDRPLARYFKLLRSYPRANPARDHIT
- a CDS encoding TetR/AcrR family transcriptional regulator; amino-acid sequence: MDGDTAWPVVGGCEKRSPSTARPRTGTAPGPRTGTAPGGARHSYDAVMSTGPHRPSDPAHRIRRHGTRGTRRAEILTVSLTMFNEQGVASVTTNHICERMGISPGNLYYYFGSREDIVLALFSRLEEVAPISLGPLREPVTPEEWARPFIVGINAVWENRYLFSNLTDLTSRDPRLRRRVHDLALWIIDAVLNMLETLMQAGVMRPPERHDDLKQLANAWYILYWNWPAFIRLTRGSKAVQGADIAEGALHGHLLFEPHLDPEFAAQTRTIIEAEIAKRAGRPEATGSQTSDLN